In a single window of the Gossypium hirsutum isolate 1008001.06 chromosome A13, Gossypium_hirsutum_v2.1, whole genome shotgun sequence genome:
- the LOC107894604 gene encoding ankyrin repeat protein SKIP35: MEKGSEFVVGSENMHLEEPWFTGMDTEETEMGQPNSEIQGFRLEKGEASNMVFSTEAPLVIKESPTSGSCSCSLKKIKSTVAPKGSEFCQKDKSGHDKKLSRQYRIELGQLFQGAVSSHDWELAESLILSADPQTLNDALCVTLDAIWFLSTQQELYGITDLIKKIIANGAYDFTRAALRTSFLASCVSACQSRTMSLADTVTVMAQRLHERLQECHGDEVLKAEAGAKVQKFTEWALKCIGSHSRCQGSNDRVNHCSAIEIQLQLTAFKTFLDLAGNQLTGKDFTEAFDAACFPLTLFSSSFDAGWASGISATVIQGLLDMLVEGGADNVNQCFLEASRFGSTELVRILLQIAQRNSLDVDVDLALGFASHYCKIGTMECLVEEGNAMAFLGPLMRAAERGCMQVVQWFVKRGCRDMELCLALTAATSSSQVGVAAYLLPHVPKHVLTALSIEILKAAGERSGGSLDGVAFLLHSDFLGDAAATYAVADSIAKSDDEAVAPELRAFVQEHWSEAAFLDGLKQGQQHYMKLMRILKRGESPICLRDLPAPLRVVIAYMPLYRECVEVGGRLLSQRLRGQLVEAVRMLGGGSLEEVSQAGELLATLEHHLPPFLVRAPSVG; this comes from the exons ATGGAAAAAGGGAGCGAATTTGTTGTGGGGAGTGAAAACATGCACTTAGAGGAGCCTTGGTTTACTGGAATGGATACTGAGGAAACTGAAATGGGACAACCAAACAGTGAAATTCAAGGCTTTCGATTGGAAAAAGGTGAGGCAAGCAATATGGTTTTCTCGACTGAGGCACCCCTTGTAATTAAAGAGTCACCAACTTCTGGTAGTTGTAGTTGTAGTCTGAAGAAAATCAAATCTACAGTAGCTCCGAAAGGCTCTGAGTTCTGCCAGAAGGATAAATCTGGGCACGACAAGAAGCTCAGCCGACAATATAGGATTGAGTTGGGCCAATTATTTCAAGGGGCCGTGAGTTCCCATGATTGGGAACTTGCTGAGAGTCTAATCTTGTCGGCAGATCCACAGACTCTAAATGATGCGTTGTGTGTCACCTTGGATGCTATCTGGTTTTTGAGCACCCAACAGGAGCTTTATGGGATTACTGATTTGATTAAGAAGATCATTGCCAATGGTGCTTATGACTTTACTAGAGCCGCTCTACGGACTTCATTTCTTGCTTCTTGTGTCTCTGCTTGCCAGAGTCGCACGATGAGTCTTGCTGACACTGTAACTGTGATGGCCCAGAG GTTGCACGAGCGCCTACAAGAATGCCATGGGGATGAGGTCTTGAAGGCAGAAGCTGGTGCCAAGGTGCAAAAGTTCACCGAATGGGCTTTGAAATGTATAGGTTCCCATTCTCGCTGTCAGGGAAGCAACGATAGAGTGAATCATTGCTCAGCTATTGAAATACAACTCCAGTTAACTGCGTTTAAGACTTTCCTAGATCTTGCTGGCAACCAACTTACAGGAAAGGATTTTACAGAAGCATTTGATGCAGCTTGCTTTCCTCTTACTCTCTTCTCTAGCTCATTTGATGCTGGTTGGGCTTCTGGGATCTCAGCTACAGTGATCCAAGGTTTGTTGGATATGTTGGTGGAGGGGGGTGCAGACAATGTCAACCAGTGTTTCCTTGAAGCCTCTCGATTCGGCAGTACAGAACTTGTTCGCATTTTATTGCAG ATTGCCCAACGGAATAGCTTGGATGTTGATGTTGATCTTGCCTTGGGTTTTGCCTCGCATTACTGCAAGATTGGGACAATGGAGTGTCTAGTGGAAGAGGGTAATGCTATGGCGTTTTTGGGTCCTTTAATGAGAGCAGCTGAAAGAGGATGCATGCAGGTTGTCCAGTGGTTTGTTAAAAGAGGTTGTCGAGACATGGAGCTCTGTCTGGCCCTCACTGCCGCTACTTCCAGCAGCCAAGTTGGTGTGGCTGCATATCTCCTCCCTCATGTTCCTAAGCATGTCCTAACGGCCCTCAGCATTGAAATTCTTAAGGCTGCGGGTGAACGAAGTGGGGGATCTCTTGATGGTGTTGCATTTCTCCTCCACTCTGACTTCTTAGGTGATGCTGCTGCTACTTATGCTGTTGCAGACAGCATTGCAAAGTCCGATGATGAGGCTGTTGCTCCTGAGCTGAGAGCATTTGTTCAAGAACACTGGTCGGAGGCAGCTTTCTTGGATGGATTAAAGCAAGGGCAACAACATTACATGAAGCTGATGAGGATTTTGAAGAGGGGGGAATCTCCAATTTGCTTAAGGGATCTGCCAGCTCCTTTGAGGGTTGTAATTGCATACATGCCACTGTACAGGGAATGTGTTGAGGTGGGTGGTCGTCTGTTATCGCAAAGGCTGAGGGGGCAGCTTGTTGAAGCTGTTCGAATGCTTGGAGGTGGGTCTTTAGAAGAAGTAAGTCAAGCCGGAGAGCTTCTAGCTACTTTGGAGCATCACCTTCCTCCATTTTTGGTTCGTGCTCCCAGTGTTGGTTAG